The Catenulispora sp. EB89 genome has a segment encoding these proteins:
- a CDS encoding type II secretion system F family protein, producing the protein MSVLGIAFTGVAAGVSAGLSVLCWPQRHQDRPARRLAFLASRDGTTDPSHARPWSGFLKRLRHNPWTTARRQRRQGEAAARISPVAADLLAACLASGADPLRAAEVVAYCLRPPGRLTTLGEQAAAELSDRFQEVAQLLRLGGNPVTTWRVVAAEPGLRPVAEAIGRAGLSGAPPVATIRACATDLRKERHAASTAAARRAGVRGVAPLAGCFLPAFVLIGVIPIVLGLAHHLLR; encoded by the coding sequence ATGAGCGTCCTCGGCATCGCGTTCACCGGGGTCGCGGCCGGGGTGTCGGCGGGGTTGTCGGTGTTGTGCTGGCCGCAACGGCACCAGGACCGTCCCGCCCGGCGGTTGGCATTTCTGGCCTCGCGGGACGGCACCACGGATCCGTCGCACGCGCGACCGTGGTCCGGCTTTCTCAAACGTCTGAGACACAACCCCTGGACCACGGCCCGCCGCCAGCGCAGACAAGGCGAAGCGGCCGCGCGCATATCGCCGGTGGCCGCCGATCTGCTGGCCGCGTGCCTGGCCTCCGGCGCCGATCCGCTGCGCGCCGCCGAGGTGGTGGCGTACTGCCTGCGGCCGCCGGGCCGACTCACCACGCTCGGCGAGCAGGCGGCGGCCGAGCTGTCCGACCGGTTCCAGGAGGTCGCGCAGCTGCTGCGGCTCGGCGGCAACCCGGTCACCACCTGGCGCGTGGTCGCCGCCGAACCCGGGCTGCGGCCGGTCGCCGAAGCCATCGGCCGGGCCGGACTGTCCGGCGCACCGCCGGTCGCCACGATCCGGGCCTGCGCCACCGACCTGCGCAAGGAGCGGCACGCCGCGAGCACGGCCGCCGCGCGCCGGGCCGGGGTGCGGGGCGTGGCCCCGCTGGCCGGGTGCTTCCTGCCCGCGTTCGTGCTGATCGGGGTCATCCCGATCGTCCTGGGCCTGGCCCATCACCTGCTCCGCTGA
- a CDS encoding type II secretion system F family protein, whose amino-acid sequence MNSALAGILAASAVLTFPGPGARRRLETAVLGSPRGPKWRLRLAGAWPTVLSAIALGVLSSVAARSAVLAFLVPFGAWRAYRAWTAHTARLAVERRQTEVIELCVTICSELHAGREAREALHDAASGACPDLAVYLAGPLGTGHDVVTVLRSAAGTPGREALAALAACWQVSEGGAGMTPAIGELADGLRAERAQRRELDAELAGIRTSARLLALLPVVGLVIGSGMGLSPVPMLLHTGIGEACLVLGIAFVLGGVMWMDRIARSAEALS is encoded by the coding sequence ATGAACTCCGCGCTGGCAGGCATCCTGGCGGCTTCGGCGGTGCTGACCTTCCCAGGGCCGGGCGCGCGCCGACGGCTGGAGACTGCGGTGTTGGGCAGTCCGCGCGGACCGAAATGGCGATTGCGGCTGGCCGGTGCGTGGCCGACGGTGCTGTCGGCGATCGCGTTGGGAGTGCTCAGTTCTGTCGCCGCGCGCTCCGCGGTGCTGGCGTTCCTGGTGCCGTTCGGAGCGTGGCGCGCGTATCGGGCGTGGACGGCTCACACCGCGCGGCTGGCCGTCGAGCGCCGGCAGACCGAGGTCATCGAACTCTGCGTCACCATCTGCTCCGAGCTGCACGCCGGTCGGGAGGCGCGCGAGGCGTTGCACGACGCCGCGTCCGGCGCGTGCCCGGATCTGGCGGTGTATCTGGCCGGACCGCTCGGCACCGGCCACGACGTCGTGACCGTGCTGCGCTCGGCGGCTGGGACTCCGGGCCGTGAAGCTCTCGCCGCGCTCGCCGCTTGCTGGCAGGTCTCCGAGGGCGGCGCGGGGATGACCCCGGCGATCGGGGAGCTGGCCGACGGGCTCCGGGCCGAGCGCGCGCAACGGCGCGAGCTGGACGCCGAGCTCGCGGGGATCCGTACGTCGGCGCGTCTGCTGGCGCTGTTGCCGGTGGTGGGACTGGTGATCGGCTCCGGGATGGGGCTCTCGCCGGTTCCCATGCTGCTGCACACCGGGATCGGCGAGGCGTGTCTGGTGCTGGGGATCGCGTTCGTGCTCGGCGGCGTGATGTGGATGGACCGCATCGCGCGCTCGGCGGAGGCGCTGTCATGA
- a CDS encoding TadA family conjugal transfer-associated ATPase, whose product MTPPPPMSSSMSSAPLPGSERLRLNAGLVDRVRSRLATPPVRVDMQAILAALRAEGCMLDGRDLRAAAYQVRSELTGAGVLDRYLSDPEVTDVLVNAPDSVWIERAGTLSRADVRFPDEAAVRRLAQRLAAHAGRRLDDAAPYVDGVLPDGARLHAVLPPVAVRGTLISLRVPPRRAFTMDRLTAGGMTTEHGARLLRAIATARVSYLVTGGTGSGKTTLLGALLGLVPADERIVVTEECAEVVVDHPHVARLQCRTANQENRGAVNLRTLVRQALRMRPDRVVVGEVRGPEVLELLAAMNTGHDGCAATLHANGVEDVVARVEALAAPAGLERGALHAQLASAVQAVVHLVREKGKRRLASIGVIDRGFGETEVLPAVDFDAAGTATYGPGSERLSQLLGLDVRETSAEPSREQQNRDADADLEKLAGWQEALAEADRLLPVLKSAASAGSAPGGSDPDEPFVADYGPSPSRRGGHR is encoded by the coding sequence ATGACACCGCCACCGCCGATGTCGTCCTCGATGTCCTCGGCTCCACTCCCCGGATCGGAACGGCTGCGGCTGAACGCCGGGCTCGTGGACCGGGTCCGGTCTCGGCTGGCCACCCCGCCGGTCCGGGTCGACATGCAGGCGATCCTCGCGGCGCTGCGGGCCGAGGGCTGCATGCTCGACGGCCGCGATCTGCGCGCGGCGGCATATCAGGTCCGTTCCGAGCTCACCGGCGCCGGCGTGCTGGACCGGTACCTGTCCGATCCGGAGGTCACCGACGTCCTGGTGAACGCCCCGGACTCGGTGTGGATCGAACGCGCCGGGACGTTGAGCCGCGCCGACGTGCGCTTCCCCGACGAGGCCGCGGTCCGCCGGCTCGCGCAGCGGCTGGCCGCGCACGCCGGACGCCGCCTCGACGACGCCGCGCCGTACGTCGACGGCGTGCTGCCCGACGGCGCCCGGCTGCACGCGGTGCTGCCGCCGGTGGCCGTCCGGGGAACGCTGATCTCCCTGCGGGTCCCGCCACGCCGGGCGTTCACCATGGACCGGCTCACAGCCGGCGGAATGACCACCGAGCACGGCGCGCGCCTGTTGCGGGCGATCGCCACCGCGAGGGTGTCGTATCTGGTCACCGGCGGCACCGGCAGCGGGAAGACCACGCTGCTCGGCGCACTGCTCGGCCTGGTGCCGGCCGACGAGCGGATCGTGGTGACCGAGGAGTGCGCCGAGGTGGTCGTCGATCATCCGCATGTGGCGCGCCTCCAGTGCCGGACCGCGAACCAGGAGAACCGCGGCGCGGTGAACCTGCGGACGCTGGTGCGGCAGGCCCTGCGGATGCGGCCGGATCGGGTCGTGGTCGGCGAGGTGCGCGGGCCCGAGGTGTTGGAGCTGCTGGCGGCCATGAACACCGGGCACGACGGTTGCGCGGCGACGCTGCACGCGAACGGAGTCGAGGACGTCGTGGCGCGGGTCGAAGCCCTCGCCGCCCCGGCCGGGCTGGAGCGCGGTGCGCTGCACGCGCAGTTGGCGTCCGCGGTGCAGGCGGTCGTGCATCTGGTGCGGGAGAAGGGGAAACGGCGGCTGGCGTCGATCGGCGTCATCGACCGCGGGTTCGGGGAGACCGAGGTGCTGCCCGCCGTGGACTTCGATGCTGCGGGCACAGCGACCTATGGCCCGGGTTCGGAACGCCTCAGCCAGTTGCTGGGCCTGGACGTCCGGGAGACGTCTGCCGAGCCCTCACGGGAACAGCAGAACCGGGACGCCGACGCCGATCTGGAGAAGCTCGCCGGTTGGCAGGAAGCGCTGGCTGAGGCCGATCGCCTCTTGCCGGTCCTCAAAAGCGCGGCCAGTGCGGGCAGCGCGCCTGGCGGAAGCGATCCGGACGAACCGTTCGTCGCCGACTACGGCCCCTCTCCATCGCGCAGAGGAGGCCACCGATGA
- the ssd gene encoding septum site-determining protein Ssd yields the protein MTSDPALAEALLRVAAEAGVRIEIVPGPSAARHRWNAAPLVLVGVDQTGEVARAGLPRRPEVALIGRDLDDASVWQRGSAVGAAHVLILPDCERWLAGLLAEADSPREEPGAVVAVLSGRGGAGGSTLAAALALAGVRRGLRATLVDLDPAGGGIDLLFGLETEPGPRWSELAQWRDGRLSGRSLRDALPTYAAHSRHGLAGGLGFGEEGADRLPVLAWPRARPGEDDGPGWLGARPGTTEDPWYDSGTPADPGKADPWLRPESRGAGGDIGGASANPLYDDGSPDIDEELWSGGGSPMPQETTGARRIGRRLNGDGSSAESLSGARVITPENSDSEASWEVGGPSAQDRADSMARATARPQRGLPILTWPHTRTDIPLPAVAAEPVRAVLTALAQAGDLVVVDLPRALDEAATEALALANVTLMVVPAEVRASAAASQLAAAVRLVSPDLRVVVRLPAPGGLEPLDITDVMGGLPLAGVIGAERRLSVAAEHGEPPGSSARGSVSAFCRGFLDDLFGLASARRSESRAAA from the coding sequence GTGACCTCCGACCCGGCGTTGGCCGAGGCGCTGTTGCGGGTGGCGGCCGAGGCCGGGGTGCGGATCGAGATCGTGCCGGGACCGAGCGCCGCTCGCCACCGCTGGAACGCCGCGCCGCTGGTGCTCGTCGGCGTCGACCAGACCGGCGAGGTGGCGCGCGCCGGGCTGCCGCGCCGCCCGGAGGTGGCACTGATCGGCCGCGACCTGGACGACGCCTCGGTCTGGCAGCGCGGGAGCGCGGTGGGTGCCGCGCACGTGCTGATCCTGCCCGACTGCGAACGCTGGCTGGCCGGCCTGCTCGCCGAGGCCGACAGCCCCCGCGAGGAGCCCGGAGCGGTGGTCGCGGTGCTGTCCGGGCGCGGCGGGGCCGGCGGCTCGACGCTGGCCGCCGCGCTGGCTCTGGCCGGCGTGCGCCGGGGCCTGCGCGCCACGCTGGTGGACCTGGATCCCGCCGGCGGCGGCATCGACCTGCTCTTCGGCCTGGAGACCGAACCGGGGCCGCGCTGGTCGGAGCTGGCGCAGTGGCGCGACGGCCGGCTGTCCGGGCGCTCGCTGCGGGACGCGCTGCCGACCTACGCGGCGCATTCCCGCCACGGCCTGGCCGGCGGCCTGGGCTTCGGCGAGGAGGGCGCGGACCGGTTGCCGGTGCTGGCCTGGCCGCGGGCCCGGCCCGGCGAGGACGACGGCCCCGGATGGCTCGGCGCCCGCCCCGGCACCACCGAGGATCCCTGGTACGACAGCGGGACCCCGGCCGATCCGGGAAAGGCGGACCCGTGGCTCCGGCCGGAGTCCCGGGGCGCCGGCGGCGACATTGGCGGCGCTTCCGCGAATCCCTTGTATGACGACGGATCACCCGACATCGACGAGGAACTGTGGTCCGGCGGCGGTTCGCCGATGCCGCAGGAAACCACAGGAGCGCGACGTATCGGACGCCGACTCAATGGTGACGGTTCATCAGCGGAATCTCTTTCCGGAGCGCGGGTGATCACCCCGGAAAACTCTGATTCAGAGGCATCCTGGGAAGTCGGCGGCCCTTCCGCTCAGGACCGCGCCGACAGCATGGCGCGGGCGACGGCCCGGCCGCAGCGCGGCCTGCCGATCCTCACCTGGCCGCACACCCGGACCGACATCCCGCTGCCGGCGGTCGCCGCCGAGCCGGTGCGCGCCGTGCTCACAGCTCTGGCGCAGGCCGGTGACCTGGTCGTGGTCGACCTGCCCCGCGCGCTCGACGAGGCCGCGACCGAGGCGCTGGCGCTGGCCAACGTGACGCTGATGGTGGTCCCCGCCGAGGTGCGAGCCTCCGCCGCGGCCTCGCAGTTGGCCGCGGCGGTCCGGCTGGTGTCGCCGGACCTGCGCGTGGTGGTGCGGCTGCCGGCTCCCGGCGGTCTGGAACCGCTGGACATAACGGATGTCATGGGCGGCCTGCCGCTGGCCGGGGTGATCGGGGCCGAGCGGCGGCTCTCGGTGGCCGCCGAACACGGCGAGCCGCCCGGCTCCAGTGCACGAGGAAGCGTCTCCGCGTTCTGCCGCGGCTTCCTGGACGACCTGTTCGGTCTGGCGTCCGCGCGGCGCTCCGAGTCCCGGGCGGCGGCATGA
- a CDS encoding HAD family hydrolase, translating to MDEHADARADGAGRPAAFFDLDKTIIAKSSTLAFGRSFYNGGLINRRTVLRTAYAQFVYLAGGADHDQMERMRQFLSAMATGWDVEQVKDIVGETLHDLIDPLIYSEAAALIAEHKAAGRDVVIVSTSGSEVVEPIAEMLGADLAIGTRMAVGEDGKYSGEIEFYAYAENKAKAILELAAERGYDLSRSFAYSDSATDVPMLESVGHPYAVNPDRALRKEATAREWPILVFDKPVALRSRVGELAAKPAVSGTALGLALATAGTIWWLGTRGRRRRRSDFD from the coding sequence GTGGATGAGCATGCGGACGCACGTGCGGATGGCGCGGGCCGTCCGGCGGCCTTCTTCGACCTGGACAAGACGATCATCGCCAAGTCCTCAACCCTGGCCTTCGGCCGTTCGTTCTACAACGGCGGCCTGATCAACCGGCGCACCGTGCTGCGGACGGCGTACGCCCAGTTCGTGTACCTCGCCGGCGGCGCGGACCACGACCAGATGGAGCGCATGCGGCAGTTCCTGTCCGCCATGGCCACCGGCTGGGACGTCGAACAGGTCAAGGACATCGTCGGCGAGACCCTGCACGACCTGATCGACCCGTTGATCTACTCCGAGGCCGCGGCGCTCATCGCCGAGCACAAGGCCGCCGGGCGGGACGTGGTGATCGTCTCCACCTCCGGTTCGGAGGTGGTGGAGCCGATCGCCGAGATGCTGGGCGCGGACCTGGCGATCGGTACCCGGATGGCGGTCGGCGAGGACGGCAAGTACAGCGGCGAGATCGAGTTCTACGCCTACGCCGAGAACAAGGCCAAGGCGATTCTGGAGCTGGCCGCCGAGCGCGGCTACGACCTGAGCCGGTCCTTCGCCTACAGCGACTCCGCGACGGACGTCCCGATGCTGGAGTCCGTGGGGCACCCCTACGCGGTCAACCCCGACCGCGCCCTGCGCAAGGAGGCGACGGCCCGCGAGTGGCCGATCCTGGTCTTCGACAAGCCGGTGGCGCTGCGCTCCAGGGTCGGTGAGCTGGCGGCCAAGCCGGCGGTGTCGGGAACGGCCCTGGGGCTGGCTCTGGCGACCGCGGGGACCATCTGGTGGCTGGGGACGCGGGGCCGGCGCCGGCGGCGCTCTGACTTCGACTGA
- a CDS encoding TrkA family potassium uptake protein, which yields MVLPRAVSGPLWAVLKRVLLALGILVLSAVIVYLGRNGYRDSSGKAIGWLTAFYYATVTLSTTGYGDVVPVSDSARLVNTLVVTPLRVMFLLVLVGTTLEVLTERTRNEWRQERWRSKVRDHTVVVGYGTKGSSAVQTLLKNGHTPESIVVVDTNPARIAEANRRGLAGIVGDGSRSEVLERAEITKAKHVVISADRDDTAVLTTLTVRRLTRRAMVVASVREAENAALLRESGASSVVTSSDTAGQLLGVATISPRVGQVVQDLLSYGDGLELMERPADTRDVDKEPRAVKEPVLAVIRGSRTMRYDDVAIGTIQLTDRLVVVRSVHDRNADPGVRRGSGPGRPEPSR from the coding sequence GTGGTGCTGCCGCGCGCGGTCTCGGGCCCGCTGTGGGCGGTGCTCAAGCGGGTGCTGCTGGCGCTCGGGATCCTGGTGCTCTCGGCGGTGATCGTCTACCTGGGCCGGAACGGCTACCGCGACTCCTCCGGCAAGGCGATCGGCTGGCTCACAGCCTTCTACTACGCCACCGTGACCCTGTCGACCACCGGCTACGGCGACGTGGTGCCGGTCAGCGACTCGGCCCGGCTGGTCAACACGCTCGTCGTCACGCCGCTGCGCGTGATGTTCCTGCTGGTGCTGGTCGGCACCACCCTGGAGGTGCTGACCGAGCGGACCCGCAACGAATGGCGGCAGGAGAGGTGGAGGTCGAAGGTGCGGGATCACACAGTGGTGGTCGGCTACGGCACCAAGGGCAGCTCCGCAGTGCAGACGCTGCTGAAGAACGGCCACACGCCGGAGTCGATCGTGGTGGTCGACACCAACCCGGCGCGGATCGCCGAGGCCAACCGGCGCGGGCTGGCCGGCATCGTCGGCGACGGCAGCCGCAGCGAGGTGCTGGAGCGCGCGGAGATCACCAAGGCCAAACACGTGGTGATCAGCGCCGACCGGGACGACACGGCGGTGCTGACCACGCTGACCGTGCGCCGTCTCACCCGCCGCGCCATGGTGGTGGCCTCGGTCCGAGAGGCCGAGAACGCCGCGCTGCTGCGCGAGAGCGGCGCGTCCTCGGTGGTCACCAGCTCCGACACCGCCGGGCAGCTGCTGGGCGTGGCCACGATCAGCCCCAGGGTCGGCCAGGTGGTGCAGGACCTGCTGTCCTACGGCGACGGCCTGGAGCTCATGGAGCGCCCGGCCGACACCCGCGACGTGGACAAGGAGCCCCGGGCGGTCAAGGAGCCGGTGCTGGCGGTGATCCGCGGGTCGCGGACCATGCGCTACGACGACGTGGCGATCGGCACCATCCAGCTGACCGACCGCCTGGTCGTGGTGCGCTCGGTGCACGACCGGAACGCCGACCCGGGCGTGCGTCGTGGCAGCGGCCCCGGCCGGCCCGAACCGTCACGCTGA